Proteins from one Nicotiana tabacum cultivar K326 chromosome 23, ASM71507v2, whole genome shotgun sequence genomic window:
- the LOC107796322 gene encoding mediator of RNA polymerase II transcription subunit 13-like isoform X4 yields the protein MCSRSVAYIRYLGFSFFLMNLTSTLWWTRDEKIKLWLFIPGQHSSVVEKAQSAVSKLRVLASGLWVAPGDSEEVAAALSQALRNCMERTLRGLSYVRYGDVFTKHHPLSQNEELFRKGQPVVEFLFSATEEALFVHVIISAKHIRALSSGDIDKISEDTSHVSGERLPVIVSPHGMRGRLTGCCPADLVKQVYLSSGKFSASNDIVGLPCNVSRSGYQLKGQNCYVEVSLGCTTPGNNYIQESSNAQNNLSRPTITEASAMANVVQSRIPDNCGRMLIYPPEAVLVPVVQTACARSSLKRFWLQNWIGPSLSFASSIMHCYDFSSDAKVNSMDGSWLDANVMRSNRRYNSSSNSNSSSVSSISTSSSDSDYKTSGAGDLEADADSLMCRQSGLSSVDQSQNDILKTGFKRSRISESFSQAGAVINPSTSDYASMEVNNSAITGGNDQIGLQWGWDDDDRGAGMDIQALLSEFGDFGDFFESDALPFGEPPGTAESQALMFPAADSADVGSSPCPSMMDVQDQMLLPVGYPSYDSFNQPPPPAILDDSMSKHQEVIKSTAVANQVNSASAAIAGEFDHLIKAEALMTFAPEYGAVETPTGENSHSIFRNPYVPKSREVETANSSSNSYVYSATPPLSPCFDACEEKSGVTVNLKTGAGRHDTSSSTQSRRYYTHIESGKEKNDGKLSGSDHSCSTRETQVAESPFSGFNSTNSVKSIHNKTEKANEALLKADSFGQSMRTVLATEVDCLMCQAFMCKIRHTLLSSSSYLPVGTSRMSGSTIINQPQGEGVVTVDNMSSKSEMRKKEIIPIRIAGDIDGGLLDGTLNAPVGVWRSVGVSKGMKQPSSGLEACHSVQHNSFIEESMLAYGLRQPLQELLDGMALLVQQATSLVDVALDADNNDGPYGWLALQEQWRRGFSCGPSMVHAGCGGVLASCHSLDIAGVELIDPLSADVQASFTLTLLQNDIKTAMKSAFGTAEGPLSVVDWCKGRSQSNDGGISGDGFSAESTASASECRDSSSTVSFSVGEPISPSQSSAGGSSSLKYGIRMDEASERRLSQDTCLSQSEQLPGSRLRPTLSADPAILVGYQDDWLKMGPSSLQLWEKAPFEPYAMPKHMSYYVVCPDINALTTAAIDFFQQLGTVYEMCKLGTHSPQCMGNEMEIDSGKNASSGFVLIDCPQSMKIDSSSASMLGSISDYFLSLSNGWDLESYLKSLSKVLRNLKLGSCMTMNPKEGSTDPCTVIYVVCPFAEPLAVLQTVIESSIAAGSVILSSDKERRSTLQNQVGRALSYSAAVDESLSNVLTLSGFCIPKLVLQIVTVDAIFRITSPAVSELVILKEIAFTVYNKARRISRGSSSDMVQSSSMSGRSHPVLMQMTSPVPGMWKDCVGPRSIGTSLQREAELDASLRSGSWDNWQTSRGGGLGCDPNRMEDFSFQDEVRYLFEPLYILAEPGSLDRGLSFPMSCNPMAESSKLLLDDGTSGNFMQSSASSGGGDIGTNNQSETSEPDGFGSAHQKSLPSLHCCYGWTEDWRWLVCIWTDSRGELLDNYIYPFEGISSRQDTKGLQSLFVQILRQGCQILQACLPEAAIAKPRDFVIARIGSFFELECQEWQKALYAVGGSEVKKWSLQLRRSVPDGMSASSNGTSLQQQEIGLIQEKALPSSPSPLYSPHSKASSFMKGGLEQPSTRKQLIGGQGMVDNSRGLLQWVQSISFVSVSIDHSLQLMLQADLMSHGTSQSSGILSQPGYLEGYTPVKSLGSTSTSYILIPSPSMRFLPPVRLQLRTCLTAESPPLAHLLHSKGCAIPLSMGFVVSKSVPTMRRDARSVSKEEWPSVLSVNLVDYYGGSNIIQEKFLKGVGKIGGRDIGSETRDVEIETHLILENIAAELHALSWMTVSPAYLERRSALPFHCDTVLRLRRLLHFADKEVSRQPEKSQV from the exons TTCTGGCATCTGGTCTCTGGGTGGCTCCTGGAGATTCAGAAGAGGTTGCTGCTGCGCTATCTCAGGCCTTAAGGAATTGCATGGAAAG AACACTCAGAGGACTTTCATATGTGAGATATGGAGATGTATTTACAAAACACCATCCATTATCACAGAACGAAGAGTTGTTCAG GAAGGGACAGCCAGTGGTTGAGTTCTTATTTTCTGCTACGGAAGAGGCTCTCTTTGTCCACGTTATAATATCTGCAAA GCATATACGAGCACTTTCAAGTGGTGACATTGATAAAATATCAGAGGATACATCTCATGTCTCTGGTGAGAGGCTTCCAG TTATTGTCTCACCTCATGGAATGCGTGGGAGGCTCACCGGATGTTGCCCAGCTGATCTTGTGAAGCAAGTGTATCTCAG TTCTGGCAAGTTTAGTGCTTCAAACGATATTGTTGGGCTACCCTGCAATGTTTCTCGATCTGGTTATCAGCTTAAGGGACAGAATTGCTATGTTGAAGTTAGCCTTGGTTGCACTACACCAGGAAACAACTATATACAAGAAAGTTCAAATGCACAGAATAATTTATCAAGGCCTACCATAACTGAAGCCTCCGCAATGGCCAATGTTGTTCAGAGTAGAATACCAGATAACTGTGGAAGAATGCTTATCTATCCCCCTGAGGCTGTTCTTGTTCCAGTGGTGCAAACAGCATGTGCTAGATCATCTCTAAAAAG ATTCTGGCTGCAGAACTGGATTGGGCCCTCATTGTCCTTTGCATCCTCCATTATGCATTG TTATGATTTTAGTAGTGATGCCAAAGTCAATTCGATGGATGGATCTTGGCTTGATGCAAATGTCATGCGCTCAAATCGGCGCTATAACAGTAGTAGTAATAGCAATAGTAGTAGTGTTAGCAGCATAAGTACATCTTCTAGTGATAGTGATTACAAGACCTCAGGAGCTGGCGATCTTGAAGCAGATGCCGATTCTTTAATGTGTAGACAGTCTGGATTATCTTCTGTGGATCAGTCTCAAAATGACATTCTTAAAACG GGCTTTAAGAGGTCGCGAATTTCAGAGTCGTTTAGTCAGGCGGGAGCAGTGATAAATCCATCAACAAGTGACTATGCTTCAATGGAAGTTAATAATTCTGCAATAACTGGAGGAAATGATCAGATTGGGCTTCAATGGGGTTGGGATGATGATGATAGAGGTGCAGGCATGGATATTCAGGCACTTCTCTCAGAGTTTGGAGATTTTGGTGACTTCTTTGAGAGTGATGCTTTGCCGTTTGGAGAG CCTCCAGGAACTGCAGAGTCTCAGGCTCTTATGTTTCCTGCAGCAGATAGTGCGGATGTTGGTAGCAGCCCCTGTCCTTCGATGATGGATGTGCAAGATCAGATGCTTTTGCCAGTAGGTTATCCATCCTATGACAGCTTTAATCAGCCACCACCTCCAGCAATTCTGGATGATTCTATGAGCAAACATCAAGAAGTTATAAAAAGCACTGCAGTTGCTAATCAAGTAAACAGTGCTTCAGCAGCTATTGCTGGTGAATTCGATCACTTAATTAAAGCTGAAGCTCTGATGACATTTGCTCCAGAGTATGGAGCAGTTGAGACCCCTACAGGTGAGAACTCCCATTCGATTTTCAGGAATCCCTATGTTCCGAAGTCCCGGGAAGTGGAGACTGCGAATTCAAGCTCAAATAGCTATGTCTACTCTGCAACCCCACCTTTGTCGCCTTGCTTTGACGCATGTGAGGAGAAGTCTGGTGTGACTGTAAATCTCAAAACAGGTGCTGGAAGGCATGATACAAGCTCCAGTACACAATCAAGGAGATATTACACTCATATTGAAAgtggaaaagagaaaaatgacGGCAAGTTGTCTGGTTCTGACCATAGTTGCTCTACACGTGAGACTCAAGTAGCAGAGTCTCCATTTTCTGGTTTCAATTCGACAAATTCTGTTAAATCTATCCACAATAAAACCGAGAAAGCCAATGAAGCATTACTTAAAGCAGACAGCTTTGGTCAATCAATGAGAACTGTGCTAGCAACAGAAGTTGATTGCCTTATGTGCCAGGCATTTATGTGTAAGATACGGCATACACTATTATCTTCAAGCAGCTACCTTCCTGTTGGTACGAGTAGGATGTCAGGGAGTACCATTATAAACCAGCCACAAGGTGAAGGAGTGGTTACAGTTGACAATATGTCAAGCAAATCCGAGatgagaaagaaagaaataataccAATTAGGATAGCGGGTGATATTGATGGAGGATTACTGGATGGGACCCTTAATGCACCAGTTGGTGTGTGGCGCTCTGTTGGAGTTTCTAAGGGCATGAAGCAACCATCATCTGGTTTAGAAGCTTGCCACTCTGTTCAGCATAATTCTTTCATTGAGGAAAGTATGCTAGCTTATGGGCTACGGCAAccgcttcaggaactccttgacgGGATGGCTTTACTTGTGCAGCAAGCTACATCTCTTGTTGATGTTGCACTAGATGCTGATAACAATGATGGTCCTTATGGCTGGCTCGCACTGCAGGAGCAGTGGAGGCGTGGCTTTTCATGTGGACCATCCATGGTTCATGCAGGTTGTGGCGGAGTATTGGCTTCCTGTCATTCACTGGATATTGCTGGCGTGGAGCTTATTGATCCACTTTCAGCTGAT GTTCAGGCATCATTTACCCTCACTCTGCTGCAGAATGATATAAAAACAGCTATGAAATCTGCTTTCGGTACTGCAGAAGGTCCTTTATCTGTTGTTGATTGGTGCAAAGGTCGCAGTCAATCAAATGATGGGGGAATATCTGGTGATGGTTTTTCTGCAGAGTCCACTGCAAGTGCAAGTGAATGTCGTGATTCTTCAAGTACCGTATCATTTTCTGTTGGCGAACCTATAAGTCCATCTCAATCATCCGCTGGTGGATCATCTAGTTTGAAAT ATGGAATTAGGATGGATGAGGCAAGTGAACGCAGATTAAGCCAAGACACTTGTCTATCACAGTCAGAGCAGCTACCAGGCTCAAGGCTTAGGCCAACATTGTCTGCAGATCCTGCTATACTTGTCGG ATACCAAGACGATTGGCTTAAGATGGGACCTAGTTCTCTTCAGCTCTGGGAAAAGGCACCTTTTGAGCCTTATGCAATGCCCAAGCAT ATGTCATATTACGTTGTTTGTCCAGACATCAATGCTCTAACAACAGCTGCAATTGATTTTTTCCAACAGCTTGGAACTG TTTATGAGATGTGCAAACTGGGAACTCATTCACCTCAATGTATGGGAAATGAGATGGAGATAGATTCTGGGAAGAATGCATCTTCTGGTTTTGTTCTGATTGATTGCCCTCAGTCAATGAAGATAGACAGCAGTAGTGCATCTATGCTGGGATCAATCAGTGATTATTTCCTATCCCTTTCCAATGGCTGGGATTTAGAGAGCTATTTGAAGTCTCTCTCAAAAGTTCTCAGGAATTTAAAGCTTGGTTCATGCATGACCATGAATCCAAAAGAAGGAAGTACTGATCCATGTACA GTGATATACGTGGTTTGCCCTTTCGCTGAGCCTCTTGCGGTCCTACAGACGGTGATTGAATCTTCTATTGCTGCTGGATCAGTAATTCTTTCTTCAGACAAAGAGAGGCGATCTACACTGCAGAATCAAGTCGGGAGGGCCTTAAGTTACTCAGCAGCAGTGGATGAGTCACTCTCAAATGTTTTAACACTTTCAGGGTTTTGTATTCCTAAGTTGGTATTGCAGATTGTCACTGTTGATGCAATTTTTAGGATTACAAGTCCTGCTGTCAGTGAGCTTGTCATCCTAAAGGAAATTGCTTTCACAGTTTATAACAAAGCCCGCAGGATATCTCGAGGGTCCTCCAGTGACATGGTTCAGTCATCATCCATGTCTGGTAGATCTCATCCGGTCCTGATGCAAATGACTTCCCCAGTTCCAGGGATGTGGAAGGACTGTGTTGGTCCTCGAAGCATAGGAACTTCCCTTCAGAGAGAGGCTGAACTTGATGCTAGCCTAAGGTCTGGTAGTTGGGACAACTGGCAAACATCAAGAGGGGGAGGTCTCGGATGTGATCCAAACAGAATGGaggatttttcttttcaagatgaaGTTCGTTATTTGTTTGAGCCCCTTTACATTCTCGCTGAACCAGGTTCATTGGATCGTGGACTTTCATTTCCTATGTCTTGTAATCCAATGGCTGAATCTTCAAAGCTTTTGTTAGATGATGGTACAAGTGGAAATTTTATGCAGAGTTCAGCTTCTTCAGGTGGCGGAGACATTGGAACAAACAATCAGTCTGAAACATCTGAACCAGATGGCTTTGGATCTGCACATCAAAAGTCACTTCCAAGCCTGCATTGTTGTTATGGATGGACTGAGGATTGGCGCTGGCTGGTGTGTATATGGACAGATTCCAGGGGAGAGTTGCTTGATAATTATATATATCCATTTGAAGGAATAAGTAGTAGGCAGGATACGAAAGGCCTGCAATCTTTGTTTGTGCAAATTCTGCGACAAGGATGCCAGATACTTCAGGCATGTCTTCCTGAGGCTGCCATTGCCAAGCCTAGGGATTTTGTCATTGCACGTATTGGAAGCTTCTTTGAGCTTGAATGCCAGG AATGGCAGAAAGCCCTGTATGCAGTTGGGGGATCTGAGGTGAAGAAATGGTCTCTGCAGCTAAGACGATCTGTGCCTGATGGAATGTCGGCAAGTAGTAATGGGACATCCTTGCAGCAACAGGAAATAGGTCTGATTCAGGAAAAAGCACTTCCTTCCTCCCCTAGTCCATTGTACAGTCCTCACTCAAAGGCTTCCTCTTTCATGAAAGGTGGCTTGGAGCAACCATCCACAAGGAAGCAGTTAATTGGTGGACAGGGTATGGTGGACAACTCGAGGGGTTTACTTCAATGGGTGCAAAGCATTAGTTTTGTCTCTGTTTCAATTGATCATTCCTTACAGCTTATGTTGCAAGCAGATTTAATGAGTCATG GGACGAGTCAAAGTAGTGGCATTCTGAGTCAGCCAGGTTATCTTGAAGGTTATACTCCAGTGAAGTCCCTTGGTTCTACATCCACCTCCTATATTCTAATCCCATCACCCAGTATGCGGTTCCTACCTCCTGTCCGTCTTCAGCTTCGCACTTGCCTAACTGCTGAATCACCACCACTCGCCCATCTTCTCCACAGCAAGGGCTGTGCTATCCCTCTTTCAATGGGTTTTGTGGTTTCGAAATCAGTACCTACAATGAGGAGAGATGCGAGGAGCGTCTCAAAAGAAGAATGGCCCTCAGTTCTATCTGTCAACCTCGTTGATTACTATGGTGGCAGCAACATCATCCAAGAAAAGTTTTTGAAGGGTGTTGGTAAGATTGGGGGAAGGGATATAGGCTCGGAAACAAGAGATGTTGAAATAGAGACTCACTTGATTCTTGAGAACATAGCTGCAGAACTCCATGCTTTATCATGGATGACTGTAAGTCCGGCATACTTGGAGAGAAGATCTGCTTTGCCTTTTCATTGTGACACGGTATTAAGGCTTCGAAGGCTGCTTCATTTTGCTGATAAGGAAGTTTCTCGGCAACCTGAGAAATCACAAGTTTAG